The proteins below come from a single Streptococcus canis genomic window:
- a CDS encoding lipopolysaccharide biosynthesis protein, with amino-acid sequence MTAKKSFIWNMLGSLSAAAISVVLLMVVTRFLTPIDSDSYAFAYSFANMMVVIALFQVRNYQATDIGEKYSFSQYFLARLITCFLMLAISGIYLLVTSHDAYKSQVILLVCLYRLTDAFSDLYQGMFQQHERLDIAGKSLTFRNSLIFIIYTLIIICFRNLVFALQVTCLLSFLFILFYDVRKGRSFETVAFCSFKNRDNQLKSLQLLKESFPLFLNGFLIIYIYTQPKYAIETLTHLNKIPLGSQTIFNILFMPAFVMNLMMLFFRPHITQMAIALVKRQVERFKTIQVTLFSYLASLMVVVLIGSGLLGIPFLSLLYATPLKAFWLAFMTIMLGGAVGSFATAIDNILTAMRKQQYLLIPYMGSFLVSLFITSDLVETYHIFGAALSFLLTMTVWLFLSVFLYVIIMKRFKKELIQGK; translated from the coding sequence ATGACAGCAAAAAAAAGTTTTATTTGGAATATGCTAGGCAGTTTATCTGCAGCAGCTATTTCTGTTGTGTTACTGATGGTTGTAACGAGGTTTTTAACTCCGATTGATTCAGATAGCTATGCCTTTGCCTATTCTTTTGCTAATATGATGGTTGTTATTGCGCTTTTTCAAGTTCGTAATTACCAAGCGACAGATATTGGAGAAAAGTATTCTTTTTCTCAATATTTTCTGGCAAGGCTAATCACCTGTTTTTTAATGTTAGCTATTTCGGGAATTTATCTTCTTGTTACATCGCATGATGCTTATAAAAGTCAGGTGATTTTGTTGGTCTGTCTTTACCGTTTGACAGATGCTTTTTCTGATTTGTATCAAGGAATGTTCCAACAACATGAACGTCTGGACATTGCAGGCAAGTCGCTAACGTTTAGAAATAGTTTAATCTTTATTATCTATACCCTCATCATTATTTGTTTTAGAAATTTAGTATTTGCCCTACAAGTGACCTGTCTCCTATCCTTTCTGTTTATTCTTTTTTATGATGTCAGAAAAGGACGTTCTTTTGAAACGGTAGCATTTTGCAGCTTTAAGAATCGCGATAATCAGCTAAAGAGTCTTCAACTGCTAAAAGAGAGTTTTCCTCTGTTTTTAAACGGTTTTCTAATTATTTATATTTACACACAACCTAAGTATGCGATTGAAACCCTGACCCACTTGAATAAAATTCCTCTTGGCTCTCAAACCATTTTCAATATTTTATTTATGCCAGCCTTTGTAATGAATCTGATGATGCTGTTTTTCAGGCCGCATATCACGCAAATGGCTATTGCTTTAGTGAAGAGACAAGTGGAGCGTTTCAAGACCATACAAGTGACTTTGTTTTCTTATTTAGCTAGTTTGATGGTAGTTGTCCTGATAGGTAGTGGCTTGCTAGGAATTCCTTTTTTATCTCTCTTATACGCCACTCCTCTAAAGGCATTTTGGTTAGCCTTTATGACCATTATGCTAGGGGGGGCTGTCGGTAGTTTTGCGACAGCTATTGACAATATCTTGACAGCTATGCGTAAACAGCAATATTTATTGATTCCCTACATGGGTAGTTTCCTTGTTTCTTTGTTCATCACCAGTGATTTAGTTGAAACCTATCATATTTTTGGAGCAGCCTTGAGTTTCCTATTAACCATGACTGTTTGGTTATTCTTGTCGGTCTTTCTCTATGTCATCATTATGAAGCGGTTTAAAAAAGAACTTATTCAAGGAAAATAG
- the galE gene encoding UDP-glucose 4-epimerase GalE yields MSTILVTGGAGYIGSHTCVELLEKGHDLVVVDNLENANPKSLKVVEELTGKPITFYQTDILDEAGLEAIFSKHEISAVIHFAGLKAVGESTQMPLKYFTTNISGTLTLLRVMAKHQCKNIIFSSSATVYGDPHKVPITEDFPLSVTNPYGRTKLMVEEILKDVYESDKSWNIVILRYFNPIGAHQSGELGEDPTGIPNNLVPYVTQVAVGRLERIGVFGDDYDTPDGTGVRDYIHVVDLAKGHVAALQKLVPNSGLSIYNLGTGNGYSVLDIVKTMSEVVGKAIPYQIQPRRAGDIAVCYADSNKAKEDLGWQAKYDIRRMCQDHWRWQSKHPNGFQD; encoded by the coding sequence ATGAGTACAATTTTAGTAACAGGCGGTGCAGGTTATATCGGGTCACATACCTGTGTTGAATTATTAGAAAAAGGGCACGATCTTGTGGTTGTTGATAATTTAGAGAATGCTAACCCTAAAAGTTTAAAAGTGGTTGAGGAACTAACTGGAAAACCAATTACCTTTTACCAGACTGATATTTTAGATGAAGCTGGTCTAGAGGCTATTTTTAGCAAGCATGAGATTTCAGCTGTTATTCATTTTGCTGGTCTCAAAGCAGTAGGAGAGTCAACACAGATGCCTCTCAAATATTTCACCACCAATATTTCTGGAACCTTGACTTTGTTACGTGTTATGGCTAAGCATCAGTGTAAAAATATTATTTTTAGCTCGTCGGCTACTGTTTATGGTGACCCTCATAAAGTTCCAATTACAGAAGATTTTCCTCTATCTGTGACCAATCCTTATGGGCGTACTAAATTAATGGTTGAAGAGATCCTAAAAGATGTTTATGAATCTGATAAGAGTTGGAATATTGTTATTTTGCGTTATTTCAATCCTATTGGAGCGCACCAATCAGGAGAACTTGGGGAAGACCCAACAGGTATTCCAAATAACCTTGTTCCTTATGTGACCCAAGTAGCTGTTGGTCGTTTAGAACGCATTGGTGTCTTTGGAGATGACTATGACACGCCAGATGGAACAGGTGTAAGGGACTATATTCACGTTGTTGACCTTGCTAAAGGACATGTAGCAGCCTTGCAAAAACTGGTTCCAAATTCAGGACTATCCATTTATAACTTGGGAACAGGGAATGGCTATTCTGTGTTAGATATTGTCAAAACCATGTCAGAAGTTGTTGGAAAAGCTATTCCTTATCAGATTCAACCAAGACGTGCTGGTGATATTGCGGTTTGTTATGCAGATAGTAACAAAGCCAAAGAAGACCTTGGCTGGCAGGCCAAATATGATATTAGGCGCATGTGTCAAGATCATTGGCGTTGGCAAAGCAAGCATCCGAACGGTTTTCAGGATTAG
- a CDS encoding LTA synthase family protein, with product MMTLKVPTWEETKKWLVENYYSLIEFLVIATLFFHATITYLILENFPQVTSTFGHVLYDVFLFVSLGLVLANIMTKRFWLYGGLSWLYAMVSTYLIRANQLKNVETFDLFDVFKNLEFNTGFYQNLVLLLVLSWVFRRILRSSQRFSVLRIFSEKKDSFLGSQFVVFSLLTSSAFKRLLLTNPFFPVKDASGQLQLGNFWLYCLLAYVLISSISFIVARGFWDLRHYKPSLSLAIGTSLLFAMIFNVAIQAGIPVRGPLRDIYLVPGATLFQVLVLFCLFTLIYLLVNRYLTATVLNLFIGIAVAVINIEKFKVRSEPFLLSDLAWFREITFFLDYIPVSKLMFSVVFLCLVIFSLWYFRKRLFVGKIVPSLAIRLLLIVLIFLPYQKIYRTFSANENGRIAEGTPLLTKLYNVYDLDWRGLTENARLQSLSFVWFKQLTSKTINKPKEYSKASIDKIYHKYSQLATTLNKNRKEHISDRTVIYVLSESLADPSRISGVKMSRDVIPTINQLKQHYTSGLMKSDGYGGGTANMEFQTLIGLPMYNLNTTVSVLYSDVFPKLNYIPSISNYYKKKNRYAVHLASANNYSRKTVYSKLDFNKFIALDGTPDKAKFLKPASSSYSDQSTYDNVLEYLDPKESQFFSVMTMQNHSPWYADPGDLDVSKEGFSVNENYNLVNYSKLLELTDQDTKAFLERLSKIDKPISVVFYGDHLPGLYPEMAFKDNPELKYLTDYFIWSNDAKVKLDYPLLNSSDFTPALLAHTNSKVSPYYALLTAVMNKASVGHRNLTKDQKIIANDLKLLEYDLIEGKGYIANHKDFFLTP from the coding sequence ATGATGACATTAAAAGTACCGACATGGGAGGAGACTAAGAAGTGGTTAGTTGAGAACTATTATTCCTTAATAGAGTTTCTTGTGATAGCCACTCTATTTTTCCATGCCACGATTACTTATCTGATTTTAGAAAATTTTCCGCAAGTTACGAGCACTTTTGGTCATGTCTTGTATGATGTGTTTTTATTTGTTAGTTTGGGACTTGTACTTGCAAATATCATGACAAAGAGGTTTTGGTTATATGGCGGCTTGTCTTGGCTCTATGCCATGGTTTCGACTTATCTGATCAGGGCTAATCAACTGAAGAATGTTGAAACGTTCGATTTATTTGACGTTTTCAAAAACCTTGAGTTCAATACTGGTTTTTATCAAAACTTAGTGCTCCTTTTAGTGCTCTCTTGGGTGTTTAGAAGGATTCTTCGCTCGAGCCAACGATTTAGTGTCCTTCGAATTTTTTCAGAGAAAAAGGATAGTTTCCTAGGAAGTCAATTTGTTGTCTTTAGCCTTTTGACGAGTTCAGCTTTTAAACGACTGTTGTTGACTAATCCCTTTTTCCCAGTTAAAGACGCATCTGGCCAACTTCAGTTAGGCAACTTCTGGCTTTATTGTTTACTGGCCTATGTGTTGATTTCCAGCATTAGTTTTATAGTGGCGAGAGGATTTTGGGATTTGAGACACTATAAGCCTAGTCTCAGTCTAGCTATTGGAACTAGTCTGTTATTTGCTATGATATTTAACGTGGCGATTCAAGCAGGGATTCCTGTGCGTGGTCCTTTAAGAGATATTTACTTGGTGCCTGGAGCAACCCTTTTTCAGGTCTTGGTTCTTTTTTGTCTTTTTACCCTAATCTATCTGTTAGTGAATCGCTATCTTACCGCTACAGTACTTAATCTTTTCATTGGAATTGCAGTAGCAGTGATTAATATTGAAAAATTTAAGGTAAGAAGTGAGCCTTTCTTGTTATCAGACCTAGCTTGGTTTAGAGAAATTACATTTTTCCTTGATTATATTCCAGTCTCTAAATTAATGTTTTCGGTTGTCTTTTTATGCTTAGTGATTTTTTCATTATGGTATTTTAGAAAACGTCTTTTTGTTGGGAAAATTGTTCCTTCTTTAGCAATCCGTTTGTTGTTGATTGTCCTGATTTTTCTGCCTTATCAGAAGATATACCGTACTTTTAGTGCTAATGAAAATGGTCGTATTGCTGAGGGCACCCCACTTTTGACCAAGCTTTATAATGTTTATGATTTGGATTGGCGGGGACTTACGGAGAATGCGCGCTTACAATCCTTAAGTTTTGTCTGGTTTAAGCAGTTAACTAGCAAAACTATCAATAAACCTAAGGAGTATAGTAAAGCTTCTATTGATAAGATTTACCATAAATACAGCCAACTAGCAACCACTCTTAATAAGAACAGAAAAGAGCATATTTCAGATCGTACAGTGATTTATGTCCTTAGTGAGAGTCTGGCTGACCCTAGCCGTATTTCTGGTGTAAAGATGTCAAGAGATGTCATTCCTACGATAAATCAGTTAAAACAACACTACACAAGTGGGTTGATGAAATCGGATGGTTATGGTGGTGGTACGGCTAACATGGAATTTCAGACCTTGATTGGCTTACCAATGTACAATCTCAATACAACAGTTTCAGTCTTGTACTCGGATGTTTTTCCAAAGCTCAATTACATTCCTTCTATCAGCAATTACTACAAAAAGAAGAATCGTTATGCTGTTCATCTAGCCAGTGCGAACAATTATTCTCGTAAGACGGTCTATTCTAAGTTGGACTTTAATAAGTTTATTGCTTTAGATGGGACACCAGACAAAGCTAAATTTTTGAAGCCAGCCAGTTCGAGTTATAGTGACCAATCCACCTATGACAATGTGTTAGAGTATTTAGATCCTAAAGAAAGTCAATTTTTCTCAGTCATGACCATGCAAAATCATAGTCCTTGGTATGCTGATCCTGGTGATTTAGATGTCTCTAAAGAAGGCTTTTCCGTTAATGAGAACTATAATCTGGTTAACTATTCCAAGCTGCTAGAATTAACAGATCAGGACACCAAAGCATTTTTAGAACGCCTTTCAAAAATAGACAAGCCGATTTCAGTTGTTTTTTATGGTGATCACTTGCCAGGACTTTACCCAGAAATGGCCTTTAAAGATAACCCTGAATTGAAGTATCTCACAGATTATTTTATCTGGAGTAATGATGCCAAGGTCAAATTGGATTATCCGTTATTAAATTCAAGTGACTTCACCCCGGCCTTACTTGCGCATACTAATTCAAAAGTATCTCCTTACTATGCTTTGTTAACAGCAGTGATGAATAAAGCAAGTGTTGGTCACAGAAATCTGACGAAAGATCAAAAAATCATTGCTAACGATTTGAAGTTATTAGAATATGACTTAATTGAAGGAAAAGGCTACATCGCAAATCACAAGGATTTCTTTTTGACCCCATGA
- a CDS encoding DUF2304 domain-containing protein, with protein MTLGLQILLATVAILTAVMIILNIRKSRLQIEDSFFWLVFAIVLLFMSIFPYLFIYISNLLGFTSPSNFVILFIIFLLIINQYHLTKKLSLVEIKLKKMIQYIALVEKEQEDKKNQKS; from the coding sequence ATGACACTCGGTTTACAAATTTTATTAGCAACAGTTGCCATTTTGACAGCTGTAATGATTATTTTAAACATCAGAAAATCACGCCTTCAAATTGAAGATAGTTTCTTTTGGTTAGTTTTTGCCATTGTATTGCTATTTATGTCTATTTTCCCTTACTTGTTTATCTACATTTCTAATCTCTTGGGCTTTACGTCACCGTCTAACTTTGTCATTTTATTTATTATCTTTTTACTGATTATTAATCAGTATCATTTGACCAAAAAACTATCTCTGGTTGAAATTAAATTAAAGAAAATGATTCAATACATTGCTCTTGTTGAAAAAGAACAAGAGGATAAGAAAAACCAAAAATCATAA
- a CDS encoding glycosyltransferase family 2 protein — MTSDLLIMIPAYNEEESIERVVQNLVSHYPQYDYVVINDGSKDRTSLICHDNQFQVIDLPENLGLSGAIQTGFRYAFKKGYQMVIQFDADGQHLPEYIHALETKIRQGNDCVIGSRFVNMPKEKSLRMLGNSLISFVIKLTTGKRITDPTSGMRVFNEDLIKLFAQNINYTPEPDTISHLIRQGYHVEEVQVDMMDRQAGQSYLTLSRSIKYMFHMIVSILLIQNFRKKTS, encoded by the coding sequence ATGACAAGTGATTTATTAATCATGATTCCTGCCTATAATGAAGAGGAGTCTATTGAAAGGGTTGTGCAAAACCTCGTTAGCCATTATCCTCAATACGATTATGTGGTGATTAACGATGGTTCTAAAGACAGAACATCTTTAATTTGTCATGACAATCAATTTCAAGTGATTGATTTACCAGAAAACCTAGGTCTATCAGGTGCTATCCAAACAGGCTTTAGGTATGCTTTTAAAAAAGGGTATCAGATGGTTATTCAGTTTGATGCTGATGGCCAACATTTGCCAGAATATATTCATGCTTTGGAAACTAAAATTAGGCAAGGAAATGATTGTGTCATTGGGTCACGGTTTGTGAACATGCCAAAAGAAAAATCATTGCGTATGCTAGGGAATAGCTTAATCAGTTTTGTGATTAAGCTGACTACCGGAAAGCGTATTACTGACCCAACATCAGGAATGCGAGTTTTTAATGAAGATTTGATCAAATTATTTGCTCAAAACATTAACTACACCCCTGAGCCAGATACCATCTCCCATTTGATTAGACAAGGTTATCATGTTGAAGAAGTACAAGTTGACATGATGGATCGTCAAGCAGGGCAGTCCTATTTGACCTTGTCTCGATCAATAAAATACATGTTCCACATGATTGTTTCCATTTTGCTCATTCAAAACTTTAGAAAGAAGACAAGCTAA
- a CDS encoding glycosyltransferase family 2 protein, with the protein MENKRTSLHTFVICAYGESPYLEDCLISLKNQVYASQVLIYTSTPNQLIDHLADKYQVPVVTKEGGGIGRDWNNALSFVKTPYATIAHQDDIYLSTYSKEVMERFVSHPEATIVFSNYAEYRNGAVVETNLNLKIKNTLLKAMNFFPKSKFWRQRILSLGNPISCPAVSYHLTKLPGFQFSEDWRTNLDWYAWYVISSQYQGSFNYIEKPLMYHRIHEDSETSNTIRENVRTKEDLAMFSLFWPHWFVPILGYFYVKSQHSNTVEKEKK; encoded by the coding sequence ATGGAAAATAAGAGAACATCCCTCCATACATTTGTGATATGCGCTTACGGCGAAAGCCCATACTTAGAAGACTGTCTCATTTCGTTAAAGAATCAAGTCTACGCATCGCAAGTGTTAATATATACATCAACTCCAAATCAGTTGATTGATCATTTGGCAGATAAATATCAGGTACCAGTTGTCACCAAAGAAGGTGGAGGTATTGGGCGAGATTGGAATAATGCCCTTAGTTTTGTCAAGACCCCCTATGCAACGATTGCTCACCAAGATGACATTTACCTTTCGACCTATTCTAAGGAAGTTATGGAACGTTTTGTGAGTCATCCTGAGGCGACGATTGTATTTTCAAATTATGCAGAATACCGAAATGGTGCCGTAGTAGAAACTAACCTTAATCTTAAAATAAAAAATACCTTATTAAAAGCTATGAATTTTTTTCCGAAGTCAAAATTTTGGCGGCAGCGTATTCTATCCCTTGGCAACCCTATTTCTTGTCCAGCAGTTAGTTACCACTTGACTAAGTTACCAGGATTTCAGTTTTCTGAGGACTGGCGAACCAATTTAGATTGGTATGCTTGGTATGTTATCAGTAGCCAATACCAAGGATCCTTTAACTACATTGAGAAACCCCTAATGTATCATCGGATTCACGAGGACTCTGAGACGTCAAATACCATTAGAGAAAATGTTCGTACAAAAGAAGACTTAGCCATGTTTAGCCTCTTTTGGCCTCATTGGTTTGTTCCGATTTTAGGGTATTTCTATGTGAAAAGTCAACATTCAAATACTGTCGAAAAGGAGAAGAAATGA
- a CDS encoding DUF2142 domain-containing protein, whose amino-acid sequence MKTTLSKLKLCLMGIFIVLFSQLTVPQLFELRLGGRFFCVLIAVCLCLSVINVKEKKALARNAFLMITILGTAISLIKPVQYSLDEDSHLLHTIGLSDSLVFKYSKEELTDYKLVYRHDGIRNQSHYQGNDYWLTVTHKPTKVKGNTIGFDNPAFLPGAIGWNLGRLISNKVFVSYYLGRIVNVLAYALLVFFAIKLSIVFKSVLYFMGTLPSAVYIISGFHYDYLYYGASLILIALLTNILAEKKTVTKLNALAFQALCLLFAFAKFPFILVGSLILVLPKRYYDTSKTRWVALAMFGMMMLLSLIYTGIIKVMPMVGSVTGKSPGLLYFIQHPLPIIRTLIQIPHVIMDNFIGHPLQYVSHQSSLLIALNMLIFVIVLFVCSTQWHYKLPLWFQLYTGALFLGIAALMIFAITGDPRVYHEGDIVVGGVQGRYYYFMITMVPVFLGYWITSKFNINPFTEKEEARFQTVLQYTVVFLNIFTVAVGLCTQI is encoded by the coding sequence ATGAAAACCACTTTATCAAAATTAAAACTTTGTTTAATGGGCATCTTTATTGTCTTGTTCAGCCAATTAACGGTTCCTCAATTATTTGAACTTAGACTGGGCGGCCGTTTTTTCTGTGTGCTTATAGCTGTTTGCTTGTGTCTTAGTGTGATAAATGTTAAAGAAAAAAAAGCTTTAGCAAGAAATGCTTTTTTAATGATTACCATTCTGGGAACAGCCATTAGTTTGATAAAACCAGTTCAATATAGCTTAGATGAAGATTCTCATCTGCTTCATACCATTGGGTTATCAGATAGTTTAGTATTTAAATACTCCAAGGAAGAATTGACGGATTATAAACTGGTTTATCGTCATGACGGTATTCGTAATCAAAGTCATTATCAAGGCAACGATTATTGGTTGACAGTGACTCATAAACCAACAAAGGTAAAAGGCAACACCATTGGATTTGACAATCCTGCCTTTTTACCAGGAGCTATTGGATGGAATTTAGGACGACTTATCTCTAACAAAGTTTTTGTTTCCTATTATCTGGGACGAATAGTCAATGTCCTTGCTTACGCTCTCCTTGTTTTTTTTGCCATCAAATTGAGTATCGTTTTCAAGTCAGTGCTTTATTTTATGGGAACTTTACCATCTGCGGTCTATATTATTTCAGGTTTTCATTATGATTACCTTTACTATGGAGCTAGCCTGATACTAATAGCGCTACTGACTAATATTTTAGCGGAGAAAAAGACCGTTACGAAACTTAATGCCCTAGCCTTTCAAGCCCTCTGTTTGTTATTTGCCTTTGCTAAATTCCCATTTATCTTAGTTGGCAGTTTAATACTTGTTTTACCAAAACGCTATTATGACACGTCTAAAACAAGGTGGGTAGCATTGGCGATGTTTGGCATGATGATGCTTTTATCGCTCATTTATACTGGTATTATTAAAGTGATGCCCATGGTGGGAAGTGTGACAGGGAAATCGCCAGGACTTCTTTATTTCATTCAGCATCCCCTACCTATTATCAGAACATTAATTCAGATTCCTCATGTGATTATGGATAATTTTATTGGTCATCCTCTTCAATATGTTTCTCACCAATCATCCTTGTTGATTGCCTTGAATATGCTTATATTTGTTATTGTCTTATTTGTTTGTTCGACGCAATGGCATTACAAGCTTCCACTTTGGTTCCAATTATATACAGGCGCTTTGTTTTTGGGAATTGCTGCCCTAATGATTTTTGCCATTACTGGTGACCCTAGGGTTTATCATGAAGGTGATATTGTAGTAGGTGGTGTTCAAGGAAGATATTATTATTTTATGATTACCATGGTTCCTGTCTTTTTAGGGTATTGGATAACGAGCAAATTTAATATCAACCCTTTTACAGAAAAAGAAGAGGCGCGCTTTCAAACAGTGTTACAATACACTGTGGTATTTTTGAATATCTTTACAGTTGCAGTTGGTTTGTGCACTCAGATTTAA
- a CDS encoding glycosyltransferase family 2 protein, translating to MTDKVKATVFIPVYNGENDHLEETLTALYAQQTDFSWNVIITDSESKDASVAIIQKFAEQYGNLQLIKLKKSDYSHGATRQMAAELSTADYMVYLSQDAVPANENWLAEMVKPFSLNPNIVAVLGKQKPRVGCFPAMKYDINSVFNEQGVAGATTIWTRQEDLKGKYTKESFYSDVCSAAPREFLVNKIGYRSVAYSEDYEYGKDILDAGYMKAYNSDAVVEHSNDVLLSEYKQRIFDETYNIRRNSGVTTPISLPTVLAQSLKASLKDAMKIVADQDYSWKRKLYWLVINPLFHLEKWRGMRLANQVNITDDNSKYSLESSKSKG from the coding sequence ATGACTGATAAGGTAAAAGCAACTGTTTTTATACCAGTTTATAATGGTGAAAATGACCATTTGGAAGAAACGTTGACAGCTTTATATGCTCAACAAACAGACTTCTCATGGAATGTGATAATAACCGATTCAGAATCTAAGGATGCTTCAGTTGCTATTATCCAGAAATTTGCTGAACAATACGGCAACTTGCAGCTTATCAAGCTCAAAAAAAGTGATTATTCACATGGAGCTACGAGACAAATGGCAGCTGAGCTGTCAACAGCAGACTATATGGTTTATCTTAGTCAGGATGCTGTACCTGCTAATGAGAATTGGTTGGCAGAAATGGTAAAACCATTTTCTCTGAATCCGAATATCGTTGCGGTTCTAGGGAAACAAAAGCCTCGTGTGGGTTGTTTTCCAGCGATGAAGTATGATATTAACTCTGTTTTTAACGAGCAAGGAGTAGCAGGAGCAACGACTATTTGGACACGTCAAGAAGACTTAAAAGGGAAATATACGAAAGAGTCTTTTTATAGTGATGTTTGCTCAGCAGCTCCTAGAGAGTTTTTGGTCAATAAAATCGGCTATCGTTCAGTTGCCTATTCAGAAGATTATGAATATGGAAAAGATATCTTAGATGCTGGCTATATGAAAGCCTACAATAGTGATGCTGTCGTAGAACATTCCAACGATGTCTTGTTGTCAGAATACAAACAACGTATTTTTGATGAGACCTATAATATCCGTCGTAACAGTGGTGTTACAACTCCAATTTCGTTGCCGACAGTTCTTGCTCAGTCTTTGAAGGCATCCTTAAAAGATGCTATGAAGATTGTTGCTGATCAAGATTATTCTTGGAAACGCAAGCTCTATTGGTTAGTTATTAACCCGCTTTTTCATCTTGAAAAATGGCGAGGAATGCGTTTAGCAAATCAGGTTAATATCACAGATGACAATAGCAAATATTCACTTGAAAGTAGTAAAAGTAAAGGTTAG